A genomic segment from Corylus avellana chromosome ca5, CavTom2PMs-1.0 encodes:
- the LOC132180798 gene encoding bifunctional riboflavin kinase/FMN phosphatase-like isoform X2, whose product MTQKESAAGICKDYALPLTPDQYIKEITPMYREKWLQAKPLPGANRLIKHLHKHGVPFSLASNSLREYIDAKISLQRGWKEYFSVIIGSDQVKSGKPSPYLFEEAAKRMGVDAPQCLVIEDSLVGVKAANAAKMKVVAVPPHGETDCASLADSVLHSLLEFQPELWGLPPFEDWVDNALPIEPMHLSGVSVSGSVWEISENGTLTLPDQVFGFYFGWAEVDMQKSFKVVVSIGWDHCSCISKRKFHICIIDGNNDHLSDQQIQLLLVGYLRGSNSKDPTSMNVEEVLEEYKSIASASLDLPMFVHHACEPLFPEASSEDSFGYDEKE is encoded by the exons ATGACACAGAAGGAATCTGCTGCCGGCATTTGTAAGGACTATGCCCTCCCACTCACGCCTGACCAGTATATCAAAGAAATCACACCAATGTATCGTGAAAA GTGGCTGCAAGCAAAGCCACTTCCTGGGGCTAATCGACTTATCAAACATCTCCATAAACATGGAGTGCCATTTTCTCTTGCTTCAAACTCCTTACGAGAATACATAGATGCAAAAATATCTCTCCAAAGAG gTTGGAAGGAATACTTCTCAGTAATTATTGGAAGTGACCAAGTTAAATCAGGAAAGCCCTCTCCATATCT ATTTGAAGAGGCTGCAAAGAGAATGGGGGTAGATGCACCTCAGTGCCTTGTGATTGAAGATTCTTT GGTTGGTGTTAAAGCTGCTAATGCAGCCAAAATGAAGGTAGTTGCTGTTCCACCGCATGGTGAAACTGATTGTGCTTCCCTAGCAGATTCCGTGCTTCATTCACTTCTAGAATTTCAGCCCGAGCTATGGGGTCTTCCCCCATTTGAAGACT GGGTAGATAATGCATTACCTATCGAACCAATGCATCTGAGTGGTGTATCTGTCAGTGGATCTGTGTGGGAAATCTCAG aGAACGGAACACTTACTCTTCCAGACCAAGTCTTTGGATTTTACTTTGGTTGGGCCGAAGTTGATATGCAGAAAAGCTTCAAAGTTGTGGTTAGCATTGGATGGGATCACTGTTCCTGTATCTCCAAGAGAAAATTT CATATATGCATAATTGATGGAAACAATGACCATTTATCTGATCAGCAGATCCAACTCCTGCTTGTTGGTTACCTCCGCGGTTCGAATAGCAAG GATCCTACATCCATGAATGTGGAAGAAGTACTCGAGGAATATAAGTCCATTGCAAGTGCTTCATTGGATCTGCCTATGTTTGTTCACCATGCTTGTGAACCTCTCTTTCCAGAAGCTTCCTCAGAGGACTCCTTTGGCTATGATGAGAAAGAATAA
- the LOC132182919 gene encoding uncharacterized protein LOC132182919 encodes MEIQCNNPSLKVRARKKLMPLDLEDYMDFLLSHSQLHPTISFLNQIVAMHGFKIIRKPKNEVTEAVKALTLVEPWRSTLNDNISSMEFVALEDVIADLKDLNWQECCVTSIQTLNSCKPTEPKGSDPRGVGDVCGGDRASSSCVVGSESGERLGKLVPKSKRKRLNAILGDCGGTHDGGRSSGCVSVGSFGSC; translated from the exons ATGGAGATTCAATGCAACAACCCGAGCTTGAAAGTGCGAGCGAGGAAGAAGCTGATGCCCCTGGACTTGGAGGACTACATGGACTTCCTGCTGTCTCACAGCCAACTCCATCCCACCATCAGCTTCCTGAACCAG ATCGTCGCCATGCACGGATTCAAGATCATCAGGAAGCCTAAG AATGAGGTAACCGAAGCGGTGAAAGCACTCACTCTCGTGGAACCGTGGCGCTCGACGCTGAACGACAACATTTCGTCCATGGAGTTCGTCGCACTCGAGGACGTAATCGCCGACCTGAAAGACCTCAACTGGCAAGAGTGCTGCGTCACGTCGATTCAAACCCTCAACTCGTGCAAACCGACGGAACCAAAGGGTTCGGATCCGAGAGGCGTTGGCGACGTGTGCGGCGGCGACCGAGCTTCGTCGTCGTGCGTCGTCGGATCGGAGTCCGGCGAGCGCCTGGGGAAGCTGGTGCCGAAGAGCAAGAGGAAGAGATTGAATGCGATACTAGGTGATTGTGGTGGGACTCATGATGGGGGTCGATCTTCGGGTTGCGTTTCAGTCGGATCTTTCGGGTCGTGTTGA
- the LOC132181186 gene encoding ubiquitin-conjugating enzyme E2 36-like, with protein sequence MANTLPRRIIKETQRLLSEPAPGISASPSEENMRYFNVMILGPAQSPYEGGVFKLELFLPEEYPMAAPKVRFLTKIYHPNIDKLGRICLDILKDKWSPALQIRTVLLSIQALLSAPNPDDPLSENIAKHWKTNEVEAVETAKEWTRLYASGA encoded by the exons ATGGCGAACACTCTACCTCGAAGAATCATCAAG GAAACCCAGCGGCTTCTCAGTGAACCag CTCCTGGGATAAGTGCTTCTCCTTCCGAGGAAAACATGCGATATTTTAATGTTATGATTCTTGGTCCAGCTCAATCACCTTATGAAG GTGGAGTTTTCAAGTTAGAATTGTTTCTTCCTGAAGAATACCCAATGGCAGCTCCCAAG GTTCGCTTCCTGACAAAAATTTATCATCCAAATATTGATAAG CTTGGAAGGATATGCCTTGATATTCTCAAAGACAAATGGAGTCCAGCCCTCCAAATTCGAACAGTATTGCTGAG CATCCAGGCTCTTTTGAGTGCTCCAAACCCTGATGATCCACTTTCTGAGAACATTGCAAAGCATTGGAAGACAAACGAAGTTGAAGCTGTGGAGACAG CGAAGGAATGGACCCGTTTATATGCAAGCGGTGCATGA
- the LOC132180798 gene encoding bifunctional riboflavin kinase/FMN phosphatase-like isoform X1 → MLNFYISFSSFHKLHHFFALIYTMSCCASCKPKTKVLAVILDLDGTLLDTEKASKGILKEFLGKYGKNDQEREDKKRLGMTQKESAAGICKDYALPLTPDQYIKEITPMYREKWLQAKPLPGANRLIKHLHKHGVPFSLASNSLREYIDAKISLQRGWKEYFSVIIGSDQVKSGKPSPYLFEEAAKRMGVDAPQCLVIEDSLVGVKAANAAKMKVVAVPPHGETDCASLADSVLHSLLEFQPELWGLPPFEDWVDNALPIEPMHLSGVSVSGSVWEISENGTLTLPDQVFGFYFGWAEVDMQKSFKVVVSIGWDHCSCISKRKFHICIIDGNNDHLSDQQIQLLLVGYLRGSNSKDPTSMNVEEVLEEYKSIASASLDLPMFVHHACEPLFPEASSEDSFGYDEKE, encoded by the exons ATGCTTAATTTCTATATATCTTTCTCCTCATTTCACAAACTCCATCACTTCTTTGCCTTAATTTACACCATGAGCTGCTGTGCCTCTTGCAAACCAAAAACCAAAGTTTTGGCTGTAATTCTTGACTTGGATGGGACCCTTTTGGACACAG AGAAAGCTTCAAAGGGCATTTTGAAGGAATTCTTGGGAAAATATGGGAAAAATGATCAGGAGAGAGAGGACAAGAAAAGGTTGGGGATGACACAGAAGGAATCTGCTGCCGGCATTTGTAAGGACTATGCCCTCCCACTCACGCCTGACCAGTATATCAAAGAAATCACACCAATGTATCGTGAAAA GTGGCTGCAAGCAAAGCCACTTCCTGGGGCTAATCGACTTATCAAACATCTCCATAAACATGGAGTGCCATTTTCTCTTGCTTCAAACTCCTTACGAGAATACATAGATGCAAAAATATCTCTCCAAAGAG gTTGGAAGGAATACTTCTCAGTAATTATTGGAAGTGACCAAGTTAAATCAGGAAAGCCCTCTCCATATCT ATTTGAAGAGGCTGCAAAGAGAATGGGGGTAGATGCACCTCAGTGCCTTGTGATTGAAGATTCTTT GGTTGGTGTTAAAGCTGCTAATGCAGCCAAAATGAAGGTAGTTGCTGTTCCACCGCATGGTGAAACTGATTGTGCTTCCCTAGCAGATTCCGTGCTTCATTCACTTCTAGAATTTCAGCCCGAGCTATGGGGTCTTCCCCCATTTGAAGACT GGGTAGATAATGCATTACCTATCGAACCAATGCATCTGAGTGGTGTATCTGTCAGTGGATCTGTGTGGGAAATCTCAG aGAACGGAACACTTACTCTTCCAGACCAAGTCTTTGGATTTTACTTTGGTTGGGCCGAAGTTGATATGCAGAAAAGCTTCAAAGTTGTGGTTAGCATTGGATGGGATCACTGTTCCTGTATCTCCAAGAGAAAATTT CATATATGCATAATTGATGGAAACAATGACCATTTATCTGATCAGCAGATCCAACTCCTGCTTGTTGGTTACCTCCGCGGTTCGAATAGCAAG GATCCTACATCCATGAATGTGGAAGAAGTACTCGAGGAATATAAGTCCATTGCAAGTGCTTCATTGGATCTGCCTATGTTTGTTCACCATGCTTGTGAACCTCTCTTTCCAGAAGCTTCCTCAGAGGACTCCTTTGGCTATGATGAGAAAGAATAA